In Bradyrhizobium sp. WBOS07, the genomic window GCGAGGTGCGCTCCTGCATCAGCTTCTGGGCTTTCTGGGGATCGTTCCAGAGGTTGGGATCTTCTGCGAGCTTGTTCAGCTCAGCGAGGCGCGCCGTCGATTTCTCGACGTCAAAGATGCCTCCTCAGCAGCCCGACTGACTGCTTGATCTCTTCTACCAACCGTTCGATTTCGGCGCGCATGTCGTTCTCTGTCTTGCGGAATCCCGCGTGCAGTTCGAGAGGGGATGTAGCGGCGGCGGCCGTAAAGCGCAACCGCCCGCCTCGCCCGTATCAGGGGTTATCCGCTACCACAGCCCGCCGGTGCCCGGGCGCATGAGGAACCCGGAATCCGGCTGCTGCTGCGAGACCGGCATGCGGCTGTCGGCATCGGCGACGCCGATGACCGAGTAATTGTCCGGCGGCGCCGTGCCCGGCTTGAAGGCTTCGAGGATGGTGCCGCCGGTTTCGCCGGGGCCTGCACGCATGCCGGTCTTTGCGGCGACACGCACGAGCTTGATGCCGGCCGGCACCTTGAACGGCACGGCGGGCTTGTCGGCAAGCGCGAGCTGGAGGAAGTCGCGCGCGATAGGGGCTGCCAGATGGCCGCCGGTTGCGGCGTTACCTTTGCCGAGCGGACGCGGCTTGTCGTAGCCCATATAGATGGCGACGGCGATGTCGGGCGAGAAGCCGACGAACCAGGCGTCCTTGGCCTCGTTGGTGGTACCGGTCTTGCCGGCGACGGGTTTGCCGACCGCCTTGATGACCGTGGCCGTACCGGACTGCACCACGCCTTCCATCAGCTCGGTGATCTGATAGGCGGTCATGGAGTCCAGCACCTGCTCGCGGCGGTCAATCAGCTGCGGCTCAGGCTGGTTCTTCCAGCCGCCCGGTGCGTCGCAGCCGCGGCATTCGCGCTGGTCGTGCTTGAAGATAGTGTGGCCGTAGCGGTCCTGAATACGATCGATCAAGGTCGGCTTCACGCGGCGGCCGCCATTGGCGAGCATCGAGTACGCCGTCACCATGCGCATCGCCGTCGTTTCGCCGGCGCCCAGCGCGTAGGACAGATAGTTCGGCAGCTCGTCATAGACACCGAAGCGGCGGGCATATTCGCCGATCAGCGGCATGCCGATGTCCTGCGCGAGGCGCACCGTCACGGTGTTCAACGACTGCCGCAGCGCGTTGCGCAGCGTGACCGGGCCCTGGAACTTGCCCGACGAGAAGTTCTCAGGCCGCCACACGCCTGCGCCCTGCCCCTGGTCGATTTCGATGGGAGCATCGAGGACGACGGTCGAGGGGGTATAGCCGTTGTCGAGCGCAGCCGAATACACGATCGGCTTGAATGACGAACCGGGCTGCCGGTAGGCTTGCGTGGCGCGGTTGAACTGGCTCTGATCGAACGAGAAGCCGCCGACCATGGCGAGCACGCGCCCGGTCCAGGGATCCATCGCCACCATGGCGCCGGACACTTCGGGGATCTGGCGCAGCCGGTACTGGCCCTCGACCGGCTGACCATCCTTGTAGAGCGGATCGGCATAGATGACGTCGCCGGGCTGCAGCACCTGCGACACCGCCGTCGGCGTCTTGCCCTTGGTTCCGCCCTGCACGGCTCGTGCCCATTTGACGCCGTCGACCGTGATGATGCCAGTCTCGCGCTGCTTGCTGACGGCCCCACCAAGCTCGCGGCTCGGCTGGAAGCCGATGCGCGCCGACTGGTCGCTGGTTTCCAGCACGACCGCCATGCGCCAGGGCGAGATGTCGGAGAGCGATTTGATCTCGGCGAGCTTGACGCCCCAGTCACCTGAGATGTCGAGCTTGCTGATGGCGCCGCGATAGCCTTGCTGCTCGTCATAGTTCACGAGGCCGGTGACCATCGCCTTGCGGGCCATGACCTGGATCTTCGGATTCAACGTGGTGCGGACCGACAGGCCGCCTTCATACAGCTTCTTCTCGCCGTAGCGCTCGAAGATGTCGCGGCGAACTTCCTCGGCGAAATATTCGCCGGCGAAAGTGTGGGCGCCGTTGGAACGGCTGGTGACGGCGAGCGGCTCCTTGCGCGCCTTGTCGGCGTCGGCCTGCTTGATCCAGCCGTTCTCCAGCAGACGGTCGACGACATAGTTGCGGCGCTCTATGGCGCGGTCGCGGTTGCGGACCGGATGCAGCGTCGCCGGCATCTTCGGCAGCGCCGCCAGATAGGACGCTTCCGCCACGGTCAGCTCGTTCACCGACTTGTCGAAATAGACCAGCGAAGCGGCAGCGATGCCGTAGGCACCGAGACCGAGATAGATCTCGTTCAGATACAGCTCGAGGATCTTGTCCTTGGAATAGGTCTTCTCGATCCGCATCGCCAGCAAGGCTTCCTTGATCTTGCGGGCGAACGAGACCTCGTTGGTCAGAAGGAAGTTCTTGGCGACCTGCTGGGTGATGGTGGAGGCGCCTTGCGGACGGCGGTTGGAGCCGTAGTTCTGGATGTAGACCAGGCCCGCGCGCGCCATGCCGGTGTAGTCGATGCCGCCATGCTCGTAGAAGTTCTTGTCCTCGGCCGCGAGGAACGCGTTGATCACGAGCTTGGGCACCGCCTGGATCGGCAGATAAAGGCGCCGCTCCTTGGCGTATTCGCCGACCAGCGAACCATCGACCGCGTGCACGCGGGTCATCACCGGCGGCTCGTAATCCTGAAGCTGAGAATAGTCCGGCAAGTCCTTGGAGAAATGCCAGATCAAGCCTGCCACGGCCCCGACACCGACAAGGAACACCACTGTTCCCGCGGCGAACAGGAAGCCCATGAACCGCACCAGCAAGCGCATTATCTATTTATCCGTTCAAAGTCTGGATCAGCCCAGTATCGATCCCATTGGACCCAAAAAACTGGCACCCCAAACTGGCACCAACCTCACGTCGCGAATTCGCCCGCCTACACAATACTATCAGTGCCGGACTTAAGACGCTTGCCGAACAGGATTCTCGCCGATTCCGGAACCCCCTGCGGCATTTTTATAAAGCGCCCGCTGTGGCCAAACTAGGGCCTTTGCGAGGGGGCGGACAACCCTTTCAGTTTCGAAGACCCTCGGGGCGGTCAATTTGACGATCCCGCCGTGGCCATCCGCTTGGTCAAAAACCCGTCGATCGCCTGCGCCATCGAGCCCACGGCACGGGACCGCCAGCCCTCGGACACCAGATGCTCGAGGTCGCCCTTGTTGGAGACGTAGCCGATCTCGACCAGCACCGAGGGCACGTCGGGCGCCTTCAGGACCCGGAAGCCAGCCGATTTCAGGGGATGCTTGTGCATCCGCACGGTCGACTTCATTTCGCCAATCAGCAGGCGGGCGAAACGGTTTGAAAAAGTGCGGGTTTCTCGCTGCGTGAGGTCGATCAGGATGTCGGCGACCTCGTTCGGCTCCTCCGCGAGGTTGAAGCCGGCGATCGCATCGGCCCGGTTTTCCGCATCCGCCAGCCGCTGGGCCTCGGCGTCGGACGCCTTGTCGGACAACGTATAGATGGTCGCGCCTTGCGCATCGCCCTCGGCCCGCGGCAGCGCATCGGCATGAATAGAGACGAACAGCGCCGCCTTGTGGTTGCGGGCGATCTTGGTCCGGTCATTGAGGGGAATGAAGGTGTCGTCGTCCCGCGTCATGACCACACGGTACTTGCCGGCCTTCTCCAGCCTGTCGCGCAGCGCCAGCCCGAAGGCCAGAACCAGGTTCTTCTCGCTCTCGCCGCTCGACTGCGTGCCATTGTCGATGCCGCCATGGCCGGGATCGATCACGACCACCGGGCGGCCATCGGCTTTCTGCTGCGCCGTGTCCGGAGCTGTGGTCGCCGGCGCCGTTGCAGGCTGCGCCTCGGCGATGGTGGGCCGCAGCTCGGGGCGGCTTTCAGGCGCGAGCGCCTGCATGAAGGCGGTACGGTCGACCTCCTCAAGCTCCAGCACAAGCCGGGCCGGCTGGCCGTTGGCCGCCTCGACCACGTAGGACTTGGCGATCTTGGCCGGTCCCGTCAGGTCGAACACGATTCGCGAGCCGCCGGGCATGACGAGCCCGTAGCGGAAGGCCTTGACCAGTCCGCGCCCTCCGGCCCCGGTGCCCGCGGGCAGCTGAAAATTGACCTGCGGCACGTCGATGACGACCCGGTAAGGGTCTGCCAGCGTGACTGCGCGGAAGGTCACGGCCTGGTTGATGTCGAGAATGAAGCGGGTCTGCTTGCCGTCGCCGGCCAGTCGGGCGGCCGAGGCGATCGGAAAATTCGCCGCTGCAACAGTGGGTTGCGATTGGCTTTCCGCTGCCCTCAGGCGCGAGGAATCAGCACATGGCAATACCGCAGCGCACAACAGCGCGCATCCCAGCAAAACCCGTCGATGTGTGCGGCTCGCCACCGATTCCGTGCCTCCGAGCAGCCCTCTTAACGCAATAGAACCACACGGTTAATCGATCCTTAATGACGGACGTGCGAAACTCTTCGACTGTGACCGCCGTGCGACGCTCCCTTGCACGGATGGCTCATTCCTCGTATGTACGGAATGCTGACGGCCGATATTCTCGGTTGTGTCGCATTCAGCCTCCCGGCGCAGCGCCGGAACTCCCAAGATTGGGAATTCCAGCGTTTTCCGTTTCCCTCTAAGGCCAGCGCGGTGCGCGGCAGCGGGTGGAACGGGTCACGCGTCGGCGGCGGACCGGTCCCGGGTTACCACTCACGTTACCGGGACGGTTCTGACAGCGACGTAACCCATTACCCGTTCCCTTGATCCCAAGGGAGCGGTTCTTGATCCCCAAGGCGAGCGCGCTCGCGCCATGCCTGGCCAACAGCAACTGATTGAAGGGTGGCCTCGCCGCCCAATGTTTCATACGGGCCGACGCTTGATGCGCCAGACTGTGCCGACGAATTCTGAAGGACCATTCGCGACGCTGCGGAGTGAAAATCCCGCGCGCCGCAATGGTCCTGAAGCTTCCGGTCCGGCAAGGCGCGAGAGACGGCGTTTCGGCCTTCCCCTCACCCCCGAATCAGGTGGACCGTCGCGTCACCCGGCGGCGCGATACGCGCCCACGGTGAATCGCGCCCGCCGCCGCCAAGAGTTAAGACATGCCCAACAAGATGTTGATCGATGCCACCCACCCGGAAGAGACCCGGGTCGTCGTGGTCCGCGGCAATCGCGTCGAAGAGTTTGATTTCGAGACCGCGCAACGCAAGCAACTGCGCGGGAATATTTACCTCGCCAAGGTCACACGGGTCGAACCCTCGCTCCAGGCCGCCTTCGTCGAATATGGCGGCAACCGCCACGGCTTCCTCGCCTTCAGCGAAATCCATCCCGATTATTACCAGATCCCGGTCGCCGACCGGCAGGCGCTGATCGAGGCCGAGGAACAGGCCCATCGCGAGGCCGAAGAGGAGAGCGAGAACCGCTCCCACGGGCGCCGCCGTTCACGCCACCGCAATGCCCGCCGCCGCGGTCACGGCGAGCGCGTGCGCAGCGACATCGTCGAGGGCCTCGAGGCCGGCGCCGATCCCGCCGCCCAGCCGATCGAGGGCGCGGCGCAGCCGGAGCATGGCGAGGGTGCCTTGCAGGGTGCCTTGCAGGAAGGCGAGCAGCTGCATGCCGATGCCGAGCATCACGGCGAGCACGACAGCCACGACCACGATCACGACGGACATGATCATGCCGAGCATGATCGCGACGATCGTCATGCCCATGCTGACGCGCCCGCCCACGATCACGACCATGGTCACGATCACGACCATCCGCACGATCATCACGACCATGATCACGCCGGCGAGACGCCTGCGCCTGTCGCGGCCGTCGGCGCCGAGCCCGTGGTCGCGACCGCAAATGTTGCCGAGCCGCAGGAGGCCGCCCCTTCCGAAGCGCATGCCGAGGCCCTTGCCGAAGCCGTGACCGCCGCCGCTGAGCCGGCCGACGCCGTGTACGGCGAGAGCACCGAAGCGCCGCATGCCGACGCCGGGGACGCAGCCGGCGAAGACGACGAAGACGAGGATGAGGACGAAGACGGCGATGAAGCCGAAGAGGAAGTCGTCGAATCCGTCGGCGGCGACGACGTGCTGGAGGAAGTGCCGGAGCGCACGTTCCGCCCGCGCCGCCAGTACAAGATCCAGGAAGTCATCAAGCGCCGCCAGGTGATGCTGGTACAGGTCGTCAAGGAAGAGCGTGGCAACAAGGGCGCTGCGCTGACGACCTATCTGTCGCTCGCCGGCCGCTATGCCGTGCTGATGCCGAACACCGCGCGCGGCGGCGGCATCAGCCGCAAGATCACCAGCGCCCAGGACCGTTCCCGCCTGAAGGAAGTGGTGCAGGATCTCGACGTGCCCGAGGGCATGGGCATCATCCTGCGCACGGCCGGCGCCGCCCGGACCAAGCCGGAGATCAAGCGCGACTTCGAATATCTGATCCGGATGTGGGAGACGGTGCGCGACCTCACGCTGAAGTCGCAGGCCCCGACCCTCGTCTACGAGGAAGGCTCGCTGATCAAGCGTTCGCTGCGCGACCTCTACAACAAGGAGATCGACGAGATTCAGGTGGCCGGCGAGTCCGGCTACCGCGAAGCGCGCGACTTCATGAAGATGCTGATGCCCGCCAATGTCAGCGCGGTGAAGCAATATCGCGACGGTCAGCCGTTGTTCTCGCGCATGGGCGTCGAGAGCCAGCTCGACGCGATGTTCTCGCCGACCGTGCAGCTGCGCTCCGGCGGTTACATCGTCATCAACCAGACCGAGGCGCTGGTCTCGATCGACGTCAACTCCGGCCGGTCGACGCGCGAGCACCATATCGAGGACACTGCGCTGAAGACCAACCTGGAGGCGGCCGAAGAGGTCGCCCGCCAGCTTCGCCTGCGCGACCTCGCCGGCCTGATCGTCATCGACTTCATCGACATGGACGAGAAGCGCAACAACCGGGCGGTCGAGCGCAAGCTGTCCGACTGCCTCCGGCAGGATCGCGCTCGCATCCAGGTCGGACGCATCTCGCATTTCGGCCTGCTCGAGATGTCACGCCAGCGCATCCGC contains:
- a CDS encoding Rne/Rng family ribonuclease, which gives rise to MPNKMLIDATHPEETRVVVVRGNRVEEFDFETAQRKQLRGNIYLAKVTRVEPSLQAAFVEYGGNRHGFLAFSEIHPDYYQIPVADRQALIEAEEQAHREAEEESENRSHGRRRSRHRNARRRGHGERVRSDIVEGLEAGADPAAQPIEGAAQPEHGEGALQGALQEGEQLHADAEHHGEHDSHDHDHDGHDHAEHDRDDRHAHADAPAHDHDHGHDHDHPHDHHDHDHAGETPAPVAAVGAEPVVATANVAEPQEAAPSEAHAEALAEAVTAAAEPADAVYGESTEAPHADAGDAAGEDDEDEDEDEDGDEAEEEVVESVGGDDVLEEVPERTFRPRRQYKIQEVIKRRQVMLVQVVKEERGNKGAALTTYLSLAGRYAVLMPNTARGGGISRKITSAQDRSRLKEVVQDLDVPEGMGIILRTAGAARTKPEIKRDFEYLIRMWETVRDLTLKSQAPTLVYEEGSLIKRSLRDLYNKEIDEIQVAGESGYREARDFMKMLMPANVSAVKQYRDGQPLFSRMGVESQLDAMFSPTVQLRSGGYIVINQTEALVSIDVNSGRSTREHHIEDTALKTNLEAAEEVARQLRLRDLAGLIVIDFIDMDEKRNNRAVERKLSDCLRQDRARIQVGRISHFGLLEMSRQRIRASVLESSTDPCPHCGGTGHVRSVSSVALQLLRGLEEILMKGATHNLVVRTRTDVALYVLNHKRGHLRDLENGFKVTLSVIADQSVSGPQAYVIDRGEQVHTLEAAKALLVAQAAASPPPAAEEPYDDEDAFDIETESEVETEETEGLTEEQASGEAASDQDGQRRKRRRRRRGRGGPRDGELREDSPATLPEAAVAAGEGEDDAESEQDGEEGEEQAARGEQQGNGERRRRRGRRGGRRRRGGSEEGLAGSISDELGTNQPSEAAEAVADFDGFGNEAAPSIAQAEHSPEPQVSQPEPQASQPEPRAEVQAEAPAQPEPVAAEEEPVDDKAARRRSTVREKVSFLSSGPSEPATQVSQLAQAAEPVTPPAPAAEPAPQPASDTPAVPRRAGWWSRRFGGGE
- a CDS encoding N-acetylmuramoyl-L-alanine amidase → MASRTHRRVLLGCALLCAAVLPCADSSRLRAAESQSQPTVAAANFPIASAARLAGDGKQTRFILDINQAVTFRAVTLADPYRVVIDVPQVNFQLPAGTGAGGRGLVKAFRYGLVMPGGSRIVFDLTGPAKIAKSYVVEAANGQPARLVLELEEVDRTAFMQALAPESRPELRPTIAEAQPATAPATTAPDTAQQKADGRPVVVIDPGHGGIDNGTQSSGESEKNLVLAFGLALRDRLEKAGKYRVVMTRDDDTFIPLNDRTKIARNHKAALFVSIHADALPRAEGDAQGATIYTLSDKASDAEAQRLADAENRADAIAGFNLAEEPNEVADILIDLTQRETRTFSNRFARLLIGEMKSTVRMHKHPLKSAGFRVLKAPDVPSVLVEIGYVSNKGDLEHLVSEGWRSRAVGSMAQAIDGFLTKRMATAGSSN
- a CDS encoding penicillin-binding protein 1A; this translates as MRLLVRFMGFLFAAGTVVFLVGVGAVAGLIWHFSKDLPDYSQLQDYEPPVMTRVHAVDGSLVGEYAKERRLYLPIQAVPKLVINAFLAAEDKNFYEHGGIDYTGMARAGLVYIQNYGSNRRPQGASTITQQVAKNFLLTNEVSFARKIKEALLAMRIEKTYSKDKILELYLNEIYLGLGAYGIAAASLVYFDKSVNELTVAEASYLAALPKMPATLHPVRNRDRAIERRNYVVDRLLENGWIKQADADKARKEPLAVTSRSNGAHTFAGEYFAEEVRRDIFERYGEKKLYEGGLSVRTTLNPKIQVMARKAMVTGLVNYDEQQGYRGAISKLDISGDWGVKLAEIKSLSDISPWRMAVVLETSDQSARIGFQPSRELGGAVSKQRETGIITVDGVKWARAVQGGTKGKTPTAVSQVLQPGDVIYADPLYKDGQPVEGQYRLRQIPEVSGAMVAMDPWTGRVLAMVGGFSFDQSQFNRATQAYRQPGSSFKPIVYSAALDNGYTPSTVVLDAPIEIDQGQGAGVWRPENFSSGKFQGPVTLRNALRQSLNTVTVRLAQDIGMPLIGEYARRFGVYDELPNYLSYALGAGETTAMRMVTAYSMLANGGRRVKPTLIDRIQDRYGHTIFKHDQRECRGCDAPGGWKNQPEPQLIDRREQVLDSMTAYQITELMEGVVQSGTATVIKAVGKPVAGKTGTTNEAKDAWFVGFSPDIAVAIYMGYDKPRPLGKGNAATGGHLAAPIARDFLQLALADKPAVPFKVPAGIKLVRVAAKTGMRAGPGETGGTILEAFKPGTAPPDNYSVIGVADADSRMPVSQQQPDSGFLMRPGTGGLW